A genomic region of Klebsiella sp. RIT-PI-d contains the following coding sequences:
- a CDS encoding CynX/NimT family MFS transporter, which translates to MNSALNPPVRRGILLIAGILMIATTLRVTFTGAAPLLDAIRADYGLTTAQTGLLTTLPLLAFGLISPLTAGVARRIGIERSLFLAMLLICVGIAIRSLPSSLLLFTGTAIIGCGIALGNVLLPGLIKRDFPQHVAKMTGAYSLTMGGAAALGSALVVPLALSGFGWRGALLMLMIFPLLALLLWLPQWRRQQPVALTTSGMQHSRGIWRSALAWQVTLFLGINSLIYYVIIGWLPAILTGQGYSEAEAGSLHGLLQLATAVPGLAIPLILHKLRDQRGIAALVALMCAISAAGYWFFPQSAVLWTLLFGFGSGATMILGLTFIGLRARSAHQAAALSGMAQAVGYLLAACGPPVMGKIHDASGDWHVPLLACAVLSVLMAVFGACAGRDREIDMN; encoded by the coding sequence ATGAACTCTGCTTTAAATCCTCCGGTACGACGCGGCATCCTGTTAATTGCCGGTATTCTGATGATCGCAACCACACTACGGGTAACGTTTACCGGTGCGGCACCGCTGCTGGATGCGATACGCGCAGACTATGGGCTGACAACGGCCCAGACCGGGCTACTGACTACCCTTCCTCTGCTGGCCTTTGGCCTGATATCGCCGCTGACCGCAGGCGTCGCGCGTCGTATAGGGATAGAACGCAGTCTGTTTTTAGCTATGCTGCTAATATGCGTCGGGATCGCCATCCGTTCTCTGCCGTCATCGCTCCTGCTGTTTACCGGCACGGCGATTATTGGCTGCGGTATTGCGCTGGGTAACGTCCTGCTTCCGGGGTTGATTAAACGCGATTTCCCGCAGCACGTGGCAAAAATGACCGGGGCATATTCACTGACGATGGGTGGCGCCGCGGCCCTCGGTTCAGCGCTGGTGGTTCCGCTGGCATTAAGCGGCTTCGGCTGGCGCGGGGCGCTACTGATGCTGATGATCTTCCCGTTGTTAGCCTTGCTGCTGTGGCTTCCACAATGGCGTCGACAGCAACCGGTGGCGCTAACCACGTCGGGGATGCAGCACAGCCGGGGGATCTGGCGCTCGGCGCTCGCCTGGCAGGTTACCTTATTTTTAGGCATTAACTCGCTGATTTACTATGTCATTATCGGCTGGTTGCCGGCTATTTTGACCGGTCAGGGTTACAGCGAAGCCGAGGCAGGATCGCTACACGGTTTGCTGCAACTGGCGACGGCGGTACCAGGCCTGGCTATCCCATTAATTTTACATAAACTTCGCGATCAGCGCGGAATTGCAGCGCTAGTCGCCCTGATGTGTGCCATTAGCGCAGCGGGTTACTGGTTCTTCCCGCAAAGCGCAGTCTTGTGGACGCTGCTGTTTGGTTTTGGCTCCGGTGCAACCATGATCCTTGGCTTAACGTTTATTGGATTACGGGCGCGTTCAGCGCATCAGGCGGCGGCCCTCTCCGGTATGGCTCAGGCGGTGGGGTATCTGCTGGCGGCCTGTGGCCCGCCGGTCATGGGTAAGATCCACGATGCCAGCGGCGACTGGCATGTGCCGCTGCTGGCCTGTGCAGTGCTATCCGTACTGATGGCTGTTTTCGGTGCCTGCGCCGGACGCGACCGTGAGATTGATATGAATTAG
- a CDS encoding CTP synthase produces METTPSHALRIALVGDYNADVLAHQAIPLAIDDAAAVLNTPAQYDWLPTRTIRNEDDLAGYDAIWLVPASPYDSLEGAITAVRYARQNAIPFLGTCGGFQHAILEYARNVMGWSDAAHAETDREGRMVISPLACSLVEKSDAIELRANTHIARAYGKETIEEGYHCNYGVNADFARALENEPLHVTGWDEEGEIRAVELTTHPFFVATLFQHERHALAGRPAPLVQAWLYAASH; encoded by the coding sequence ACGCCGATGTTCTCGCTCATCAGGCGATCCCTCTGGCCATTGATGATGCCGCAGCGGTACTGAATACCCCGGCACAATACGACTGGCTGCCGACCCGCACTATTCGCAATGAGGACGATCTGGCCGGATATGATGCCATCTGGTTAGTGCCTGCCAGTCCTTATGACAGCCTCGAGGGTGCCATCACCGCGGTCCGTTATGCGCGGCAAAACGCGATCCCTTTTCTTGGCACCTGCGGCGGATTCCAGCACGCCATCCTGGAGTATGCGCGCAACGTGATGGGCTGGAGCGATGCCGCACATGCAGAGACTGACCGTGAAGGACGGATGGTGATTTCACCCTTAGCCTGTTCTCTGGTAGAAAAAAGTGATGCCATTGAACTGCGCGCCAATACGCATATTGCCCGCGCCTACGGTAAAGAGACGATTGAAGAAGGCTATCATTGTAACTACGGGGTCAATGCGGATTTTGCGCGGGCGTTAGAGAATGAACCTTTACACGTCACCGGCTGGGATGAGGAGGGAGAGATCAGGGCCGTTGAACTGACCACACATCCGTTTTTTGTCGCTACCCTGTTTCAGCATGAACGACATGCGCTGGCAGGACGACCTGCACCGCTGGTGCAGGCCTGGTTATACGCGGCCAGCCACTAA
- a CDS encoding YeaH/YhbH family protein, whose protein sequence is MTWFIDRRLNGKNKSAVNRQRFLRRYKSQIKQSISEAINKRSVTDVESGESVSIPAGDINEPMFHQGRGGERSRVHPGNDHFVQNDRIERPQGGGGGGGSGQGQASQDGEGQDEFVFQISKDEYLDLLFEDLALPNLKKNEHRQMNEYKTHRAGFTSNGVPANISVVRSLQNSLARRTAMTAGKRRELRELEVNLDTLSKSEPVQLLEEERLRKEIAELRAKIERVPFIDTFDLRYKNYEKRPEPSSQAVMFCLMDVSGSMDQATKDMAKRFYILLYLFLSRTYKNVDVVYIRHHTQAKEVDEHEFFYSQETGGTIVSSALKLMDEVMKERYDPAQWNIYAAQASDGDNWADDSPLCHELLAKKILPMVRYYSYIEITRRAHQTLWREYENLQASFDNFAIQHIREQDDIYPVFRELFHKQNATSSD, encoded by the coding sequence ATGACCTGGTTCATTGACCGACGACTGAACGGTAAAAATAAGAGCGCGGTAAATCGTCAGCGCTTCTTACGCCGTTATAAATCACAAATCAAACAATCCATTTCCGAAGCCATTAACAAACGTTCCGTAACGGACGTTGAAAGTGGAGAGTCCGTCTCTATTCCCGCAGGCGATATTAACGAGCCGATGTTTCACCAGGGACGCGGCGGCGAGCGCAGCCGCGTCCATCCCGGAAACGATCACTTCGTGCAGAACGATCGTATTGAACGCCCTCAGGGCGGTGGTGGCGGCGGCGGAAGTGGGCAAGGACAGGCAAGTCAGGATGGCGAAGGCCAGGACGAATTTGTGTTCCAGATTTCCAAAGATGAATATCTGGATCTGCTTTTCGAAGATCTGGCGCTACCGAATCTGAAGAAAAATGAACACCGGCAGATGAACGAATATAAAACGCATCGTGCCGGTTTTACCTCAAACGGGGTTCCGGCAAATATCAGCGTGGTACGCTCGCTGCAAAATTCGCTTGCCCGCCGCACCGCGATGACGGCCGGCAAGCGCCGTGAATTACGCGAACTGGAAGTCAATCTCGATACCCTCAGTAAAAGCGAACCTGTCCAACTGCTTGAAGAGGAGCGACTGCGTAAAGAGATCGCGGAACTGCGGGCCAAAATTGAACGGGTGCCGTTTATTGATACCTTCGATTTACGCTACAAAAATTATGAAAAGCGCCCGGAGCCATCAAGTCAGGCGGTGATGTTTTGCCTGATGGATGTATCAGGATCGATGGATCAGGCGACGAAAGACATGGCGAAACGCTTTTATATTCTGCTCTATCTGTTCCTGAGCCGTACTTATAAAAACGTCGATGTTGTCTATATTCGCCATCACACCCAGGCAAAAGAAGTCGATGAACACGAGTTCTTTTATTCGCAGGAAACCGGCGGAACGATTGTATCGAGTGCCCTGAAGCTTATGGATGAAGTGATGAAGGAACGCTACGATCCGGCGCAGTGGAATATCTACGCGGCGCAAGCCTCGGATGGCGACAACTGGGCAGATGACTCGCCACTTTGTCATGAGCTTCTGGCGAAGAAAATTCTGCCGATGGTGCGTTATTATAGCTATATCGAAATCACCCGACGCGCTCATCAAACATTGTGGCGTGAATATGAAAATCTTCAGGCTTCGTTTGATAATTTCGCTATTCAGCACATTCGCGAGCAGGACGATATTTACCCGGTCTTTCGCGAACTGTTCCATAAACAAAACGCCACATCCAGTGATTAA
- a CDS encoding DUF441 domain-containing protein, which yields MFDITLLVLLGLAALGFISHNTTVAVAILVLIIVRVTPLSTFFPWIEKQGLTVGIIILTIGVMAPIASGTLPPSTLLHSFVNWKSLVAIVIGIFVSWLGGRGVTLMGNQPQLVAGLLVGTVLGVALFRGVPVGPLIAAGLVSLLIGKQ from the coding sequence ATGTTTGATATCACTCTGCTCGTCCTGTTGGGACTGGCAGCGCTGGGATTTATCAGTCATAACACGACCGTCGCAGTGGCGATTCTGGTACTGATTATTGTCCGTGTCACGCCACTCAGCACCTTTTTTCCATGGATTGAAAAACAAGGGCTGACCGTTGGGATTATTATTCTGACCATTGGCGTAATGGCGCCTATCGCCAGCGGTACCCTGCCACCTTCCACGCTACTTCACTCATTTGTGAACTGGAAATCGCTGGTCGCCATTGTTATCGGGATCTTTGTTTCATGGCTTGGCGGTCGCGGCGTAACGCTGATGGGCAACCAGCCTCAGCTGGTCGCCGGTTTGTTGGTTGGAACCGTACTGGGAGTAGCTCTGTTTCGCGGCGTACCGGTGGGTCCGTTGATAGCCGCCGGACTGGTATCCTTATTAATTGGCAAGCAGTAA